Proteins found in one Blastocatellia bacterium genomic segment:
- a CDS encoding DUF169 domain-containing protein has protein sequence MDAGSFAREIELLVRPQTFPLAIKMLGRGEPVPEKAKRPHRDWGIQIATCQAVSMARRYGWTLAVGREDLNCVLTKTVFGFEQETRYYLEGHCSCGMYTETLEAGAKTEAETHRFAYGQYEAILIAPAARTAFEPDVFLIYANPAQVLRLVTGALYRRGGAIHSSFTGRLDCSDEIIRTMQTQEYQVILPCYGDRVFGQTEDHEMAFALPACRADELIEGLHGTQKGGIRYPIPSFLRYSGQFPASYERLEQIWRSGETE, from the coding sequence ATGGACGCTGGATCATTTGCTCGAGAGATAGAGTTATTAGTGCGCCCACAGACGTTTCCTTTGGCTATAAAGATGCTCGGCCGAGGCGAGCCTGTGCCAGAGAAAGCCAAGCGGCCTCATCGTGATTGGGGCATTCAGATCGCCACCTGTCAGGCCGTTTCAATGGCCCGTCGGTATGGCTGGACGTTGGCAGTGGGCAGGGAAGACTTAAACTGCGTGCTGACCAAAACGGTGTTTGGATTTGAGCAGGAAACCCGCTACTACCTGGAGGGACACTGTAGTTGCGGGATGTACACGGAGACGCTAGAAGCCGGCGCGAAAACGGAGGCCGAGACACACCGGTTCGCCTATGGGCAGTATGAGGCTATTTTGATCGCGCCGGCTGCGCGGACGGCGTTTGAGCCGGATGTTTTTTTGATTTATGCCAATCCTGCCCAGGTTTTAAGACTGGTGACAGGGGCGCTTTACCGTCGTGGCGGAGCGATTCATTCGAGCTTCACCGGACGGCTAGATTGCTCTGATGAGATCATCCGGACGATGCAGACACAAGAGTACCAAGTGATCTTGCCATGTTATGGTGATCGCGTATTCGGTCAGACCGAGGATCACGAAATGGCATTTGCGTTGCCGGCGTGCCGAGCTGATGAGCTTATCGAGGGTCTACACGGAACACAAAAGGGTGGCATCCGCTATCCTATTCCGTCATTCCTCAGATATAGTGGTCAGTTTCCCGCCAGCTATGAACGCTTGGAACAGATTTGGCGAAGCGGGGAGACAGAATAG
- a CDS encoding electron transfer flavoprotein-ubiquinone oxidoreductase, with translation MDVKRDTLDIDVLFVGAGPASLSGALHLANLISDHNKRADQPPIEVSIAIIEKGKEVGAHTLSGAVLDPIALKELIPDYEQRQAPLSAPVTNEYLWFLTESRKISAPIIPKPLQNHGNYVISLGQFVKWLASQVEAAGVDIFPEFPGVKLLYEGDRVVGVQTGDKGVDKHGRPKPNYEPGVEIRTKVVVLGEGVRGSLTKEVVSRLGLDRGKNPQVYSVGVKELWEVPAGRLAPGTVIHTMGYPLDSKTFGGSFIYSLSETVLSIGLVIGLSYEDPRMDPHLQLQRLKAHPAIRPLLEGGQLIRYGAKALPEGGYFSIPKLYADGLLIVGDSAGFLNSQRLKGIHLAMKSGMLAAEAIYEAIKQDDFSSNQLARYEHLVAQSWVEKELYKVRNFHQSFHHGLWFGLLNGALQMVTGGRGLIERMAVEPGHKRMKTLVATQQDRGVVTRSQFDGKVTFDKLTDVYYSRTSHIEDQPVHLLVADYEICSTQCAEQYGNPCQYFCPASVYEMVDGEGAKRRLQINASNCVHCKTCDIMDPFGIITWVPPEGGGGPDWQNM, from the coding sequence ATGGACGTAAAGCGAGACACGCTTGACATAGACGTGCTTTTTGTTGGAGCTGGGCCAGCCAGCCTCAGCGGTGCGTTGCACCTTGCAAACCTGATCAGCGATCACAATAAGCGGGCAGATCAACCGCCCATTGAAGTTTCAATTGCTATCATAGAGAAGGGAAAAGAGGTAGGCGCGCACACTCTTTCTGGCGCTGTGCTTGACCCAATTGCCTTGAAGGAGCTAATTCCCGATTATGAACAGCGACAGGCGCCTTTGAGCGCGCCGGTCACCAACGAGTATCTTTGGTTCTTAACGGAGAGCCGGAAAATATCAGCCCCGATTATTCCAAAGCCGCTACAAAATCATGGCAACTATGTCATCTCTCTTGGACAGTTTGTCAAATGGCTTGCTAGCCAGGTTGAGGCGGCTGGTGTTGATATATTCCCTGAGTTCCCCGGCGTGAAGCTTTTGTATGAAGGTGATCGAGTCGTTGGTGTTCAAACTGGCGACAAAGGGGTTGACAAACATGGTCGTCCCAAACCGAATTATGAGCCAGGCGTTGAAATTCGCACGAAAGTAGTCGTCTTAGGGGAGGGCGTTCGTGGCTCGTTAACCAAGGAAGTTGTGAGCAGGTTAGGACTGGACAGAGGAAAAAATCCTCAGGTTTATTCGGTCGGAGTCAAGGAGCTCTGGGAGGTACCTGCTGGTCGCCTCGCGCCGGGCACGGTCATCCATACGATGGGTTACCCGCTCGATTCAAAAACGTTTGGCGGTTCGTTCATTTATTCGCTTTCTGAAACTGTGTTGAGCATAGGCCTGGTTATAGGGTTGAGCTATGAGGACCCGCGCATGGATCCTCACTTGCAACTGCAACGGCTCAAGGCTCATCCTGCCATCCGTCCGTTGCTTGAAGGTGGTCAGCTCATCCGATATGGCGCCAAGGCGCTGCCTGAAGGTGGGTACTTCTCAATTCCCAAGCTCTATGCTGATGGGCTTCTGATCGTGGGAGATTCTGCTGGATTTTTGAACTCGCAGCGCCTCAAGGGCATCCACCTGGCGATGAAGTCAGGCATGCTTGCAGCAGAGGCGATTTATGAAGCCATCAAGCAGGATGATTTCTCCTCTAACCAACTCGCTCGGTACGAGCACCTAGTGGCGCAAAGTTGGGTTGAGAAGGAGCTCTACAAGGTGAGAAATTTCCACCAAAGCTTCCATCATGGATTGTGGTTCGGCCTGCTCAATGGGGCTCTTCAAATGGTGACAGGTGGGCGTGGATTGATTGAGCGAATGGCCGTTGAGCCGGGTCACAAGCGGATGAAGACGCTGGTAGCTACCCAACAGGATCGAGGCGTCGTTACCAGGTCACAATTTGATGGAAAAGTCACGTTCGATAAATTGACCGATGTCTACTACTCAAGAACATCGCATATAGAAGACCAACCGGTACATTTACTAGTTGCTGACTATGAAATCTGTAGTACGCAGTGCGCTGAGCAATACGGGAATCCTTGCCAGTATTTCTGTCCTGCCAGTGTTTACGAGATGGTTGACGGCGAAGGGGCAAAACGGCGACTTCAGATCAATGCCTCTAATTGCGTGCATTGCAAAACCTGCGACATTATGGACCCATTTGGCATCATTACGTGGGTGCCTCCCGAGGGTGGTGGTGGTCCGGATTGGCAGAATATGTAG
- a CDS encoding ROK family protein: MKDKEPLILGVDVGGTKIATGVVAATNTIVTKTLSPTPPDDDLNVVMQQIYESIERTLSQGSITLDQIAGIGVVAPGPLDPQHGVIFHAPNIPAFKNVPLLELVQARFGKPTLVDNDANAAGLAEALFGAGVGYDHVLYVTVSTGIGTGLIHRQRIYHGKNGSAGEGGHVTIDHQGRLCGCGRRGCIEAYASGTALTKRAVERITTSATPSKILDLVDGDVSRINPIVIAQAAQQGDALAGQLIEETGLYLSIWLGGMLNLLDPDVVIIGGGVSAIGDLLFDTIRAHLPSYTLNPFVANTPIVGAHFKEDVGILGAAALHLRQYSSPRGASR; the protein is encoded by the coding sequence ATGAAAGATAAAGAACCTTTGATTCTCGGTGTTGATGTGGGAGGAACGAAAATAGCCACAGGCGTGGTCGCTGCGACCAACACCATCGTGACTAAAACGCTCTCACCCACACCACCGGACGACGATCTGAACGTCGTCATGCAGCAGATTTATGAATCCATCGAACGAACGCTCAGCCAAGGCTCGATCACACTCGATCAAATCGCCGGCATCGGTGTGGTCGCTCCAGGGCCGCTGGACCCACAACACGGCGTCATCTTCCATGCGCCGAACATTCCTGCGTTCAAAAATGTTCCTTTGTTGGAGCTGGTACAGGCCCGCTTTGGGAAACCAACTCTGGTTGACAACGATGCAAACGCCGCGGGTTTGGCTGAAGCGCTGTTTGGCGCGGGCGTGGGCTACGATCATGTGCTGTACGTGACCGTCAGCACAGGTATCGGCACCGGCCTAATCCACCGCCAACGCATTTATCATGGAAAGAATGGCTCAGCCGGCGAGGGTGGTCATGTCACCATTGACCATCAAGGCCGATTGTGCGGTTGTGGAAGGCGCGGCTGCATTGAGGCCTACGCTTCAGGCACAGCGTTGACTAAGCGTGCGGTGGAGCGCATTACAACGTCAGCGACGCCAAGCAAAATCCTAGACCTTGTCGACGGCGATGTATCCCGCATCAACCCGATCGTGATCGCGCAAGCCGCTCAACAAGGCGACGCGCTGGCTGGGCAGCTCATTGAGGAAACCGGTCTATACCTGTCCATTTGGCTGGGCGGGATGCTTAACTTGCTTGACCCGGATGTCGTCATCATCGGCGGTGGCGTCTCTGCCATCGGTGACTTGCTGTTCGACACGATCAGGGCGCATCTGCCCAGCTACACGCTCAATCCCTTCGTCGCTAACACGCCCATCGTTGGCGCTCACTTCAAGGAGGATGTCGGCATCCTTGGCGCTGCCGCGTTGCACTTGCGCCAATACTCGTCTCCACGCGGAGCGTCACGCTAG
- the nadA gene encoding quinolinate synthase NadA yields MTNTANSVKPLGPAEQVKAIEEIQQLKRERNAIILAHNYQIPEIQDLADYVGDSLGLSMQAAQTQADVIVFCGVHFMAETAAVLCPQKTVLIPSLEAGCSLAATINAEQLRQWKAEHPNAVVVSYINTTAEVKAETDYCCTSSNAEKVIRAIPEEKEILFLPDMFLGAYLQRVTGRKMHLWLGECHVHAGIRPDHVKTMRQEHPHAEFLIHPECGCASPFMYHVAEQEIAPTGTHILSTGHMIRHAKQSPTREFIVATEIGILHQLRKQNPDKTFIPAHREAVCQYMKMITLENLRRSLREMIYRVIVPEEIARRARRSIERMLELA; encoded by the coding sequence ATGACGAACACAGCAAATAGTGTCAAGCCGCTTGGGCCGGCGGAGCAGGTGAAAGCAATCGAAGAGATCCAGCAGCTCAAGCGAGAAAGAAACGCCATCATTCTAGCTCACAACTATCAAATCCCAGAGATTCAGGACCTCGCTGACTATGTGGGAGACTCGTTGGGCTTATCCATGCAGGCTGCTCAGACGCAGGCCGATGTCATCGTGTTCTGCGGCGTCCATTTCATGGCAGAGACGGCAGCCGTTTTGTGTCCGCAAAAAACGGTGCTCATTCCCAGTCTGGAGGCCGGTTGCTCGTTGGCAGCAACGATCAATGCTGAGCAGTTGCGTCAGTGGAAGGCTGAGCATCCGAATGCCGTCGTGGTCTCTTACATCAACACGACGGCTGAGGTGAAAGCAGAAACAGATTACTGTTGTACGTCCAGCAATGCCGAAAAAGTGATTCGGGCAATTCCCGAAGAGAAGGAGATATTGTTTCTTCCTGACATGTTTCTCGGAGCCTACTTACAGAGGGTGACAGGACGCAAGATGCACCTTTGGTTGGGAGAGTGCCACGTGCATGCTGGCATACGCCCAGATCACGTCAAGACGATGCGTCAGGAGCATCCCCACGCTGAATTCTTGATTCATCCTGAGTGTGGGTGCGCGTCGCCCTTCATGTACCACGTCGCTGAACAGGAGATCGCTCCAACTGGAACTCACATTCTTTCGACAGGCCACATGATTAGGCATGCCAAGCAATCGCCCACACGAGAATTCATTGTGGCGACAGAGATAGGAATTTTGCACCAACTTCGTAAACAGAACCCCGATAAAACATTCATCCCAGCCCATCGCGAAGCCGTCTGTCAGTACATGAAGATGATCACGTTAGAAAATCTACGTCGCTCGCTGCGCGAGATGATTTATCGGGTGATCGTTCCTGAGGAAATTGCTCGCCGCGCTCGGCGCTCCATTGAGCGAATGCTTGAGCTAGCGTGA
- a CDS encoding DUF2203 domain-containing protein, with translation MKLFSIEEANALLPFLRVSLQKAQAERNAIRQLAPKIRRAQEKALLGGGAPYGPAFVRHVIRYQEVAHAIHSTGVIVKDFDIGLCDFPFYLDDHVVYLCWKPDEERIEWWHELDAGFAGRQALYK, from the coding sequence ATGAAATTATTCTCCATTGAAGAAGCCAACGCGCTACTTCCCTTCCTTCGGGTGTCGCTGCAAAAAGCGCAGGCTGAACGCAATGCCATCCGTCAACTGGCTCCAAAAATCCGTCGTGCCCAAGAAAAAGCCCTCCTGGGAGGAGGAGCGCCCTACGGTCCGGCCTTTGTCCGCCACGTCATTCGCTACCAAGAGGTAGCACACGCGATTCACTCTACAGGCGTCATTGTAAAAGACTTTGACATCGGATTATGCGACTTTCCATTCTACCTGGACGACCACGTCGTCTATCTGTGTTGGAAACCTGACGAAGAACGCATTGAGTGGTGGCACGAACTCGATGCAGGTTTCGCAGGGCGGCAGGCATTATACAAATAA
- a CDS encoding cob(I)yrinic acid a,c-diamide adenosyltransferase translates to MRITRVYTRGGDGGETSLVDGQRVSKASSRVQAYGEIDELNSLLGVIRSESSDQQINQILQMIQNELFTVGADLASPSRIEVPRVPMEWVTHLEEVLDQLNEEVPPLEEFILPGGCKVASLLHVARTVARRAERAIVALSHEEQINPCVLPYINRLSDLLFVMARVVNKRSGLAEESAVFSQRGK, encoded by the coding sequence ATGCGTATTACGAGGGTTTATACACGTGGGGGAGATGGCGGCGAAACGTCGTTGGTGGATGGCCAAAGGGTCAGTAAGGCTTCGTCTCGCGTTCAGGCCTATGGAGAGATAGATGAGTTAAATTCTTTGCTGGGAGTGATCCGTTCTGAAAGCTCGGATCAGCAGATTAATCAAATTCTTCAAATGATCCAGAACGAGTTGTTCACGGTCGGCGCTGATTTAGCGAGTCCCAGCCGGATTGAAGTTCCCCGTGTGCCCATGGAATGGGTCACGCATTTGGAGGAGGTCCTCGATCAATTGAACGAAGAGGTGCCTCCACTCGAAGAATTCATTTTGCCGGGCGGGTGTAAGGTTGCGAGCTTGCTTCATGTGGCTCGAACTGTAGCGCGGCGAGCGGAGCGAGCGATTGTTGCTCTCAGCCATGAGGAACAGATCAATCCCTGCGTGTTGCCCTATATCAATAGGCTCTCAGACCTGCTTTTTGTGATGGCTCGGGTTGTTAACAAACGGTCAGGGCTGGCCGAAGAGAGTGCTGTTTTTAGTCAGCGAGGGAAATGA
- a CDS encoding DUF4149 domain-containing protein, translating into MALNQRLAKYPSKTSLTQKLLGWIQAVTLATWFGSMVFVSFIGAPTAFQVVNDTRTAGAIVGGMLNKVYLMSYGVGVIVFCLWIIQFALGHLSGLRLAGLVLVLFIGLGMNVYAREVVARRMAEIRRNIDQVNNTADQQQLRATFDRLHRYSVWLMGGSMIAGLILISAIGVGTEPRKETNRWRM; encoded by the coding sequence ATGGCATTGAATCAACGGTTAGCGAAGTATCCGTCGAAAACAAGCCTCACACAGAAATTGCTTGGATGGATTCAGGCTGTCACGCTAGCAACGTGGTTTGGAAGCATGGTTTTTGTCAGCTTCATTGGAGCTCCAACGGCCTTTCAGGTGGTTAACGACACAAGAACAGCCGGCGCAATTGTAGGGGGAATGCTCAATAAAGTTTACCTGATGAGTTACGGCGTGGGTGTGATTGTCTTTTGCCTGTGGATCATCCAATTCGCTTTGGGGCATCTATCGGGCTTGCGGCTTGCTGGGTTGGTGCTAGTTTTATTTATTGGCCTTGGAATGAACGTTTATGCTCGCGAGGTTGTGGCCCGCAGGATGGCAGAAATCCGCAGAAACATAGACCAGGTGAACAATACCGCTGATCAGCAGCAACTGCGTGCCACATTCGATCGGCTGCATCGGTATTCTGTCTGGTTGATGGGTGGTAGTATGATTGCCGGCTTGATACTGATTTCTGCGATTGGTGTAGGGACTGAGCCACGAAAAGAGACGAATCGCTGGCGAATGTAG
- the thiD gene encoding bifunctional hydroxymethylpyrimidine kinase/phosphomethylpyrimidine kinase: protein MLTIAGSDSCGGAGIQGDIKTFEAFHVYSLTVLTSVTAQNTTGVEAVFDLPASIVRKQLRSVMSDIRVDAVKIGMLSNETIIKTVASELRKGRVGNIVLDPVMRAKSGDPLLAASAKDSLLEHLIPLASLVTPNIPEAEELVSIKIESERDMKRAAEALIRRGAAAALVKGGHLASAEAVDILFDGDAFHEFRAERIDVAEGIHGTGCALASAIAAGLARGQTLYQSVENAKTYLTEAIKRRYYIGRGCPVLSHHWA, encoded by the coding sequence GTGCTGACAATCGCCGGCTCAGATTCATGTGGCGGAGCTGGCATTCAAGGCGACATAAAAACCTTCGAGGCATTTCATGTTTACAGCTTAACCGTCTTAACGTCGGTGACCGCTCAAAACACCACGGGGGTGGAAGCAGTCTTTGATCTTCCAGCCTCCATTGTGCGGAAGCAATTAAGGTCTGTGATGTCTGACATTCGTGTGGATGCGGTGAAAATAGGGATGTTATCGAACGAGACGATCATCAAGACAGTTGCCTCAGAGCTGAGGAAGGGAAGAGTAGGGAATATCGTGCTTGACCCGGTTATGCGTGCGAAGTCTGGCGACCCGTTACTTGCTGCTTCTGCAAAGGACAGCTTGCTCGAACATTTAATCCCCTTGGCATCTCTAGTGACGCCGAATATCCCGGAAGCCGAGGAACTGGTTTCTATCAAGATTGAATCCGAGCGTGATATGAAGCGCGCTGCTGAAGCATTGATCCGGCGTGGCGCCGCCGCTGCGCTTGTTAAAGGTGGGCACTTAGCTTCAGCCGAAGCTGTTGACATACTGTTTGACGGAGATGCCTTCCATGAATTTCGAGCAGAGCGAATAGATGTGGCCGAAGGGATTCATGGCACAGGATGCGCCTTAGCGTCGGCTATAGCGGCCGGGCTGGCGCGGGGTCAAACGCTCTATCAGTCAGTGGAGAATGCAAAAACCTATCTGACGGAAGCCATCAAACGTCGCTACTACATTGGGCGTGGATGCCCCGTTCTCTCACATCATTGGGCATAA
- a CDS encoding O-methyltransferase, with protein MSYIVESQVERYMEQLIPERDPVLQEMEQLAAEKGIPIVGPVVGRFLFQQALLLQARRIFELGSAIGYSTIWLAWAVSDAGVVYYTDSSPEYAEMAREFCRRAGVEQRVRFLVGEALESLDSVDGQFDIVFNDVNKYQYPQVFLKAASRVRQGGLLIADNVLWGGRVARGDQDSWTEGIRQYNRLIYEAPDFLTTIVPLRDGVSLSLKLYS; from the coding sequence ATGAGCTATATTGTCGAAAGTCAGGTTGAGCGCTACATGGAACAACTCATTCCCGAGCGGGACCCTGTTTTGCAGGAGATGGAGCAGTTGGCGGCAGAGAAGGGAATTCCGATTGTTGGGCCTGTGGTTGGGCGGTTTTTGTTTCAGCAAGCGCTCTTGCTACAGGCGCGGCGCATTTTTGAGTTGGGGTCGGCCATTGGTTATTCAACGATCTGGCTTGCGTGGGCGGTGAGTGATGCAGGCGTTGTTTATTACACCGATAGCAGCCCTGAGTATGCTGAGATGGCTCGTGAATTTTGCCGGCGAGCAGGGGTTGAGCAGCGTGTTCGGTTCCTCGTTGGAGAGGCGTTGGAGTCGCTCGACAGCGTGGATGGTCAGTTTGACATTGTCTTCAACGACGTCAACAAGTATCAATACCCGCAAGTCTTCCTCAAAGCTGCTTCGCGCGTGCGGCAAGGCGGTCTGCTAATAGCCGACAACGTGCTTTGGGGCGGGCGGGTCGCCAGAGGTGATCAAGATAGTTGGACGGAAGGCATTCGCCAGTATAACCGGCTGATTTACGAAGCGCCCGACTTTCTAACAACAATTGTGCCGCTCCGTGATGGAGTTTCGTTAAGTTTGAAATTGTACTCGTAG